The nucleotide window GGTAGGGTCGGAACGCTAGTTGCCAGAATGCTGGAGAACGGCGGGCACGACGTCACGATAATCGAGGCAAACAAAGAGAGGGCGAGAGAAATTTCGGCAGTTATTGCGGGGCTCGTGATAGAGGGAGACGCCACGGACCAGAAGACGCTGGAGGAAGCTAATGTTAAGCAGGCGGACGTTTTTGCCGCTCTCACAGGCAGGGACGACGCTAACATTCTCGCCTGCATCCTCGCCAAGCATATCAATCCCAAGATAACCACGATACTTCGCATAAGCGACCCGAGAAACAAAAAAGTCTTCGAGGAGGTCGAGGACCTGAAGAGGTACTTCGACATAGTCATTAGCCCAGAAGAGACAGCGGCCAAATATATATTCAGAACCATCGTGACCCCTGGCTTTGACAGGGTCCTTTTCCCGAAGGAAGGGGCCGAGATAGTTCAGTTTCAGATAACAGAAGAGTGTGCCGTCGCTGGGAAGCCCATTAAGGAACTTGGACTTCCCAAGGATTCTCTTATAGTAGCCGTTTATGACGAGAAGGATTCCCTGACGATACCTTCTGGTGATACAAGGATTCCAAATAGGGGAACGGTTGTCGTGTTCGCCAAGAACAGCGCCCTCCAAGAAGTGAAGAGGGTGTTCGAGGCAAAGAAAGGAGAGGAGGAATGAGCAAAAGGTTATAAACCCTCGTTGTTAGACCCCGACGTCCCATTTCATCCTCATAAAAGGGGATGGTCATGATGGAAGATGTCATCAAGGCCATAGTCGAGGCGGAGAAGGAAGCTGAGAGGAGGATTGAGGAAGCTAAGGAGAGAGCAAAGGCCATCGTCAGGGAGGCGAGAGGGGAAGCTAAGAAGATAGAGGAGGAGATACTCAAGGAGGCCGAGAAGAAGGCTTCCGAAATCATCGAGGCCAAGAGGAGAGAAGGGGAGGAGGAAGCACGGAAGATTAAGGAGGAAGGGGAGAGAGAGTTGGAGGAGCTCAAGATAAGGGCCACTGAGAACCTTGAGAAGGCCGTCGAAGAGGGCGTAAAGCTCATCAGAGGGGTCTGAAATGTTCAGGCCCGAAGAGATGGTCAAGATAGAGCTCATAAGCCTCAACCGATACAAGGATGCCCTCCTAACTTACCTTCATGAGAAGGGCGTCGTGGAGCTCAGGGAGGTCAAGGTTGAGGGTGTCCAGAGGGACGCTCCCAACGAATTCTACCGGAAGGCCACCTCCTACAGCATAGGCCTATCAAGGCTCGTAGATACCCTCAGAACCCACCTGCCCGGGAAGAAGGGAGGCCTCAAGGAGTTCTTCTTCCCTCCCGAAAAGCGTAGAAGGAAATACCGCTATAGGGGGATAGAGGCCCTCGTGAAAGACGTGGAGGCTTTTCTCTCGAAGGTTGAGCTCGAGATAAAGGGCATTGAAGGAAGGATAAGTGCCATAAACAACGAGATAGCGGCCATAAAGGAGGATATCGCGACCCTTGAGACACTTTCAGCCCTTGACATAGATGTCGAGTACCTGAGGCCCAGAAGAATGCTGGAGATAGAAGTCGGTCTCGTGGAGGCGGAAAGGTACCCTTCACTAATTGAAGATCTCAAGAAGGCTCTGGAAGGCCGGTTCGTTCACGTTGAAAGATCCCTTGGACCTAGTGTCCTCCTCATCATAGCATTCCTCAAGAAGGATGCGGATAAGGCCATACCTATACTGGCTAAGCACTCCTTCGAGAGGCTTGAGATTCCAGAGGGCACTGGGAAGCCGAGAGAGCTGATAAGGAAG belongs to Pyrococcus yayanosii CH1 and includes:
- a CDS encoding potassium channel family protein encodes the protein MFVIIMGAGRVGTLVARMLENGGHDVTIIEANKERAREISAVIAGLVIEGDATDQKTLEEANVKQADVFAALTGRDDANILACILAKHINPKITTILRISDPRNKKVFEEVEDLKRYFDIVISPEETAAKYIFRTIVTPGFDRVLFPKEGAEIVQFQITEECAVAGKPIKELGLPKDSLIVAVYDEKDSLTIPSGDTRIPNRGTVVVFAKNSALQEVKRVFEAKKGEEE
- a CDS encoding V-type ATP synthase subunit H — translated: MEDVIKAIVEAEKEAERRIEEAKERAKAIVREARGEAKKIEEEILKEAEKKASEIIEAKRREGEEEARKIKEEGERELEELKIRATENLEKAVEEGVKLIRGV